A window of Zingiber officinale cultivar Zhangliang chromosome 5A, Zo_v1.1, whole genome shotgun sequence contains these coding sequences:
- the LOC121983340 gene encoding dirigent protein 24-like — protein MLKFIYPFKPLLLVFLFWFSIKIDISISMRILSHKTSTFTTNGVQTITFLMNDILGSGQSSSKLHSGSNDLLQPPKPMNIPIESKPLQTYLTNGWLPILARSQALEVGKMAIINEKLMGDLKLEQPQLGQVQGLYVTRMEGGNNSFMVTLRVSFTNVESEESLNLFGAYQPALPESHIAVVGGTGRFEDANGVARLKAVELTDNIDNKRMHFRVLAVDVYFM, from the coding sequence ATGCTTAAGTTCATCTACCCTTTCAAACCTCTATTATTAGTGTTTCTCTTTTGGTTCTCCATCAAAATCGATATATCTATCTCCATGAGGATCTTAAGCCATAAGACATCGACTTTCACCACCAATGGTGTCCAAACCATAACATTCCTAATGAATGACATATTGGGTAGTGGTCAGAGTTCCTCGAAGCTACATTCGGGGAGTAACGATCTACTTCAACCGCCAAAGCCGATGAACATTCCAATTGAGAGCAAACCTCTTCAAACCTATCTAACTAATGGTTGGTTGCCAATCCTCGCAAGGTCACAAGCGTTGGAGGTAGGAAAGATGGCGATAATCAATGAGAAACTCATGGGCGATCTCAAGCTCGAACAACCTCAATTGGGGCAGGTGCAAGGATTATATGTGACTAGAATGGAGGGTGGTAATAATAGCTTTATGGTGACCCTACGAGTCTCATTCACAAATGTTGAATCGGAGGAAAGTTTGAATCTCTTTGGAGCTTATCAACCAGCTCTACCGGAGTCGCACATTGCTGTAGTCGGCGGCACCGGAAGGTTTGAAGATGCAAATGGTGTAGCAAGACTGAAGGCCGTAGAATTGACGGATAATATTGACAATAAAAGAATGCACTTTAGAGTTCTTGCAGTGGATGTGTATTTCATGTAA